In a single window of the Acyrthosiphon pisum isolate AL4f chromosome X, pea_aphid_22Mar2018_4r6ur, whole genome shotgun sequence genome:
- the LOC100164014 gene encoding EF-hand domain-containing family member C2-like has translation MDQCGGSILPKIPGIYQTYLEVKDKYPIGSDLECIDKVRFIKSIEKKNERLFCDPDVAMVMLAKGRNVINQRNWLAFDDKEVLTFYAFYKKSGRGSSAGIKYTLKQLKIIYFLVDETIQVNEPTKQNSGGPQGCFIKKQKIPLPGCDQETGPYYRLPDLVVGTTVIFHGKELRITGVDAYTRDFLHTMGVPANDNEPMPEDPYYEYRKKTALDVTLQNKANIARNPPPNGYDSLILRFRGYWDDRNQMDGDLHFYEVLYYLADDTMELVEEIMDDTKVSGIRNKMIVKRQRLMKEGPWCLQPGYNVRQDILNVMTTNKNSFYYTMDSQLGIVQKVPYYNRTDLFIGQVLNVYGRSVILVSCDEFTKSFYKNVYQLGEENLNPIEAPKTVREIEEEMLQQKRVEIILKNYDEVLRKSLVKDGGPGIIFGFLIKMITDDPINQSRNFMLKYYLDDTEFAIYEYRETNSGMRGGMFRSKRGFSENQDQENLFIFHQLAVGVKICIDEFKFTIVDIDDKTLQFMIDNPKEFSHSNLAAVRSKTREMINSRFSSLEKFRTEYFQDRELVDRDEFRKVLSFDGELDPHIGVVLSLIHKRPDPFEPFTDNVLRSVVQREMRKDCFIHFDGLKNNFRSRKSKSDEVGYIVCSEAIKAMKSNRISLSEEIRSILVNKFTDTKNGCTVNYEEMVEFMDYMKNPVEPPSRLARELLFVKPKKVLVRVNDFIDGLRSET, from the exons GAAGTCAAAGATAAATATCCAATAGGGAGTGATTTAGAATGCATCGACAAAGTGAGATTCATCAAgtcgatagaaaaaaaaaacgagcggTTGTTCTGTGACCCAGACGTGGCCATGGTGATGTTGGCCAAAGGCCGCAACGTTATCAACCAGCGCAATTGGTTAGCGTTTGACGATAAAGAG GTTCTCACTTTTTACGCTTTTTACAAAAAGTCGGGTCGTGGAAGCTCCGCAGGAATAAAATACACGCTGAAACAGCTAAAgatcatttattttttggtggACGAAACGATTCAAGTAAACGAGCCGACGAAACAGAACAGCGGCGGTCCACAAG gttgtttcataaaaaaacaaaaaataccgtTACCTGGCTGTGATCAAGAAACGGGGCCCTATTACAGGCTACCCGATTTAGTTGTCGGCACTACGGTCATCTTTCACGGAAAAGAGTTAAGAATTACAGGTGTCGACGCATATACTAGAGATTTCCTGCACACGATGGGAGTTCCTGCGAATGACAACGAACCGATGCCAGAAGATCCATATTATGAGTACAGGAAAAAA accGCCCTGGATGTAACGTTACAAAATAAAGCTAATATAGCTAGGAACCCTCCTCCAAATGGCTACGACAGTCTGATCCTGCGATTTAGGGGCTATTGGGATGACCGTAATCAAATGGATGGTGATTTGCATTTCTACGAAGTTCTCTATTACCTCGCCGACGACACGATGGAGTTGGTCGAAGAAATTATGGATGACACCAAAGTTAGTGGAATACGTAATAAGATGATCGTGAAAAGACAACGGTTAATGAAA GAAGGCCCGTGGTGTTTACAACCTGGTTACAATGTCAGACAAGACATACTGAACGTTATGACGACAAACAAAAATTCGTTTTACTATACAATGGATTCTCAGCTTGGGATTGTACAAAAAGTTCCTTATTATAATCGTACAGATTTATTCATCGGGCAAGTTCTAAATGTGTACGGTCGTTCTGTAATCCTGGTTTCATGTGACGAATTTAccaaaagtttttataaaaatgtataccaattGGGTGAAG AAAACTTAAATCCAATAGAAGCCCCCAAAACAGTGAGAGAAATTGAAGAAGAAATGTTGCAACAAAAACGAGTAGAAATTATTCTGAAGAACTATGATGAAGTACTGAGGAAAAGTTTGGTTAAAGACGGTGGACCAGGAATAATATTTGGCTTTCTCATTAAAATGATAACCGATGATCCGATTAATCAAAGTAGAAATTTCATGTTGAAGTACTATTTGGATGATACGGAATTCGCTATATATGAATATAGAGAAACAAATTCAG GAATGCGTGGTGGAATGTTTCGTTCAAAACGCGGGTTCAGTGAGAACCAAGACCAGgaaaatttattcatttttcatcaGTTAGCGGTAGGAGTAAAAATTTGTATTGACGAATTCAAGTTTACTATCGTCGATATCGACGATAAGACATTGCAGTTCATGATCGATAATCCAAAAGAg TTCTCACACAGCAATTTGGCCGCAGTTAGAAGCAAAACTCGTGAAATGATAAATAGTCGGTTCAGCAGTTTAGAAAAATTTCGAACGGAATACTTTCAGGATCGAGAATTGGTGGACAGAGATGAATTCAGGAAAGTTTTGTCCTTTGACGGAGAACTTGATCCTCATATTGGAGTAGTACTGTCACTAATACATAAACGCCCAGATCCATTTGAACCTTTTACGGATAATGTGCTTAGAAGCGTAGTGCAAAGAGAAATGAGAAAAGATTGTTTTATACACTTTGATGGCTTAAAGAATAATTTCAGATCCAGAAAATCGAAATCCGACGAAGTAGGATATATTGTATGCAGTGAAGCAATCAAGGCAATGAAAAGCAACAGAATCTCGCTGAGCGAGGAAATAAGAAGTATTCTCGTTAATAA ATTCACGGACACCAAAAACGGCTGCACCGTAAATTACGAAGAAATGGTGGAATTCATGGATTACATGAAAAATCCGGTGGAACCTCCGTCCAGATTGGCCAGG GAACTGTTATTCGTCAAACCCAAAAAGGTTTTAGTCCGAGTGAATGATTTCATAGATGGCCTGCGGTCGGAGACGTAA
- the LOC100160436 gene encoding zinc finger protein 271-like: protein MGEEQYQCNVCEKSFNKKCHLTVHQRMHTGEKMYPCDICDKSFSESGNLAKHQGTHTGEKPYPCDICDKSFSVSDSLVKHRRTHTGEKPYPCDICDKSFSLSGSLAKHRRTHTGEKPYPCDICDKSFSESSSLAKHRRTHTGEKPYPCEICDKSFSESGSLAKHRRTHTGEKPYPCDICDKSFSLSGHLTIHRRTHTGEKPYPCEICDKSFSVNVNLVKHRRTHTGEKPYPCDICDKSFSVNVNLVKHRRTHTGEKPYPCDICDKSFSESSSLAKHRRTHTGEKPYPCEICDKSFSESGSLAKHRRSHTGEKPYPCDICDKSFSQSGNLTIHRRTHTGEKPYPCDICDKSFSQSGHLTIHRRTHTGEKPYPCEICDKSFNNSNHLTVHRRTHTGEKPYPCEICDKSFNNSNHLTVHRRKHTGEKPYPCDICDKSFSQSGSLAKHRQTHTGEKPYQFDM, encoded by the coding sequence ATGGGCGAGGAACAGTACCAATGTAACGTGTGTGAAAAGTCATTCAACAAAAAATGCCATCTGACGGTACACCAGCGAATGCACACTGGAGAGAAGATGTATCCATGCGACATATGCGACAAGTCATTCAGTGAAAGTGGCAATTTGGCGAAGCACCAGGGGACGCACACTGGAGAGAAGCCGTATCCGTGTGACATATGTGACAAGTCATTCAGTGTAAGTGACAGTTTGGTGAAGCACCGGCGAACGCACACTGGAGAGAAGCCGTATCCGTGTGACATATGTGACAAGTCTTTTAGTTTAAGTGGCAGTTTGGCGAAGCACCGGCGGACGCACACTGGAGAGAAACCGTATCCGTGTGACATATGCGACAAGTCATTCAGCGAAAGTAGCAGTTTGGCGAAGCACCGGCGGACGCACACTGGAGAGAAACCGTATCCATGCGAGATATGCGACAAGTCATTCAGTGAAAGTGGCAGTTTGGCGAAGCACCGGCGGACGCACACTGGAGAGAAGCCGTATCCGTGTGACATATGTGACAAGTCTTTTAGTTTAAGTGGACATTTGACGATACACAGGCGGACGCACACTGGAGAGAAACCGTATCCATGTGAAATATGTGACAAGTCATTCAGTGTAAATGTCAATTTAGTGAAGCACCGGCGAACGCACACTGGAGAGAAGCCGTATCCGTGTGACATATGCGACAAGTCATTCAGTGTAAATGTCAATTTAGTGAAGCACCGGCGAACGCACACTGGAGAGAAGCCGTATCCGTGCGATATATGCGACAAGTCATTCAGTGAAAGTAGCAGTTTGGCGAAGCACCGGCGGACGCACACTGGAGAGAAACCGTATCCATGCGAGATATGCGACAAGTCATTCAGTGAAAGTGGCAGTTTGGCGAAGCACCGGCGGTCGCACACTGGAGAGAAGCCGTATCCGTGTGACATATGTGACAAGTCTTTTAGTCAAAGTGGAAATTTGACGATACACAGGCGGACGCACACAGGAGAGAAGCCGTATCCGTGTGACATATGTGACAAGTCTTTTAGTCAAAGTGGACATTTGACGATACACAGGCGGACGCACACTGGAGAGAAACCGTATCCATGTGAAATATGTGACAAGTCGTTCAACAATAGCAATCATTTGACGGTACACCGGCGGACGCACACTGGAGAGAAACCGTATCCATGTGAAATATGTGACAAGTCGTTCAACAATAGCAATCATTTGACGGTACACCGGAGGAAGCACACTGGAGAGAAGCCGTATCCGTGTGACATATGTGACAAGTCTTTTAGTCAAAGTGGCAGTTTGGCGAAGCACCGGCAGACGCACACTGGAGAGAAGCCGTACCAATTCGACATGTGA